One Platichthys flesus chromosome 14, fPlaFle2.1, whole genome shotgun sequence genomic region harbors:
- the insl3 gene encoding insulin-like 3 (Leydig cell), whose translation MAAAKFLVSVLVVLVAAECAVHAQERIKMCGRELIRLAVSTCGNSRLRRSLLDSEPGQHQTITPPWDHDAAAEELRAAEAAPTPPESDEKRDVLSLAPHWYPMSSRIRRTAGRISEICCEKGCSLKELIQFC comes from the exons ATGGCTGCTGCGAAGTTCTTGGTGTCTGTGCTGGTTGTGCTCGTGGCCGCGGAGTGTGCCGTTCACGCACAGGAGAGGATTAAGATGTGCGGGCGGGAGCTGATCCGTCTGGCCGTCTCCACCTGTGGTAACTCACGTCTGAGGAGAAGCCTCCTGGACTCGGAGCCGGGCCAGCATCAGACCATCACTCCTCCCT GGGACCATGACGCGGCCGCAGAGGAGCTCCGGGCTGCAGAGgccgcccccacccccccagagTCTGACGAGAAGAGAGACGTCCTCTCCCTGGCCCCTCACTGGTACCCCATGTCCTCCCGGATCAGACGGACTGCTGGGAGAATATCCGAGATCTGCTGCGAGAAAGGATGCAGCCTGAAAGAGCTGATACAGTTCTGCTAG